The following DNA comes from Parachlamydia acanthamoebae.
TAAGAAAAATAGAGTAAAATATGTTTATAACCTAGTGCTATTTTATTAGGGGTGGTTATGAATGAGATAATTCAAAACCTGGCTCAATTTATTACAGCATTAGAGGAAAAGAAATCGGTAGTCTGTCAAAACGGGTATTGGTATGTTGAAAGCTCCATAAAATCTTATTTTAGAAGATGGTTCGGATTTGATGTAAATAGAATTTTAACGATTGGAGAAACCTGGAGCCGATGCTTAGAAAATCTGGAGCATATCCCTATCCAATTTTTTGCACCTCAAAAGGTAGACATCGAATTATACCTTAAGGGGACAGAGAGTGTTCTTTCCCTCTTGCTTCCTTATCTAAATGAAAAAATCTGTCATGTTCGCGCTCACATAAAATCTCAAGAAATCGCTTTGCGCTATCGATTAGAGGAAAAAAATGGAGGATGGAACCGTCTCCCAAAATCTCATGCTATCCCACCCTTCTTATTTCAAAAAGCTTTAGAATGGAAATTTTATCGTTCTACTGTTGTGGACAAAGAGCTGACGCATGATGAGATCAATCGACTGGACGATGCCTGTCGATATCCTGCATTTATCAAGCACTTGCAAGTCGATTCTGATACATGTCTTTTCTTTTTGTCGTGGGTTTTACAAGATAAAAACGCCCCTGCTCTTTTCATCGAATTTCCCAAAATAGCCCGAAATTTACAAAATTGCGGTCTGTCACGTCGAATAGGGCGCGTCAATCCGAAATTATTACATATGCATAAAACTCCACTGGGTGAAAAAATTATAGCCCTGCGCATGGAAAAACAAGAAGTTAGTCTTCTAGATGAGCATAAAATCGTCTGTTTTAGGGGAAACTATCGACTTTCCCTGCAAGAAATTTATAAAATTTTTGCTCAGAAAGATTTCGAAGTTGGAAATCTTGAAGTCCTAGCGGATGGGGTCGTCAATTGGAATGCTCACCAATTGGGGTGGTGGGATGCGGATTCCAATGAATTTAGACAAATTGCCTTAAGTGATCCCCTTTGGTGGCAAAAAATGCCTATTTTTGAGGTCATTTCTCTTAAAGAAGCTCAAAGAAGGTACAATCTTCGACTGGATCCAGAAGCCTGGAATGTAGCGGCTACTTCAACAAGGGAGGCGTTAAATTTGGACTTTGAGAATAGTCATGCCTTTCAAGAGATCGCGATTCCTATGCCCGGCAAAAAATTTGCGATTTATCCCTTAGGAAAATTTGCCACCCGCTTTCCTGCAAATTCTTGGGAGCGATTTACAATGCTCTGTCCGACAGTCACAGCCACCATAGCTTATCCCGATGAAAATGTATTTTACAATCACCGACAACATGCTTACTACTCTTTTGCGATTAAGCCCGAGCAAGGCATGAAGTTAATGGGATTTATTAAACAAGATATTGAAGTTTCTCGGGCTGGAAATATGGTTTATCAAATTGAATCGGATAATTGCGCGTTATGGTCTCAAGGAAATTTAGAGCGACTTATAGGAAACGCGGTTCCGAATTTATATCGCATGCCTTTATTGAACACAGAGCCAGCTGGCTTGGTGGCCTATATTTTTAATGGAATCAAAAAGCTACCCAAATTTCTTCAGGTTTTTGTGTTGACACGTGCACATCTTTTCATGGGAGCCTGGAGAGGAAAGTGGATCTATGAGAAAGGAAAAAAAGTATGGAAATCGATGCGAAATCATTTTTTCTGGGAGACAGGAGAGGTCTATTTACCGGCATTTGTGCATCATCAGCAAGAAATTGGGGTTTTGAGCAGCGGGGTATCGCTTGTCCAACAATCGCATCGCATCATTAAAAAATGGTTCATGTTTCTTTTGATAAAAAGCTCTCTTTCAACACTATCACTTAATCCCCAAATGATTTTACTAAAAACAAAACGTTCCACAGGTTTCCCTCGTGATTCAACTTGTTAAAAAAAGACGATGACATTAATGGGTTTCATATTTTTCATAAATAAGGAGTGTTTTGGTGTGTTTTATAATGAATAGTGAGATATAATTAACTTTTATTAATAATAATTAATTACTAATAGATGGAGTTTTTATGAGTGTCTCACCTATTTCCGTTGGCTTTTTTGACAATTCATCCGCAATCCCAACATTTTACCCAGAAAAAAGTGCGGGCAAAAAGACAAAACGGATCGTTTTTGAAGATTTTAATTATGCAACACATTATGTAGCTGTAAACAGTTTTAAAATATTTAAAGATAAGCCTAAAATCCGTTTTTGGGAGAGGGTCGTTGTATTAAACGTGAAGGACGTCGAGACAAATTCAACAGGATATGTAAAAGTCAATGAAGCAAGCCTTCGGAAAAGATTTGGAATATCTAAGAAAGAGTTCAAAGATGCAAAAAAACATGGATCAGATTTAACCGCATTCATTTCAAAAAAAATACAAGAAGCTAAAGCGGAATCTCTATCGGCTGGATATCAAGGAGAAAGAAACGAATGGGGGGAACGTCATGGGATTGGTCGGGATATAGCGGAAAGCTCATTCGGTTCATTGCAACCAAAATTATCTATATATGACGGTCACTTCAGAAATGACGAATTTCACGGTAAAGGAATCCTTCAAAAAATATTTTGGAGTGGCCGTGAGGAAATATTCGAAGGTGTATTTAAGAATGGGGAATATAGCCATGGGACGTTAACCTACCCAAAAGCGGCAGGTAATGAAATAAAACAATACACAGGCCAATTCAAAGGAGAGCAGTTTCACGGAAAAGGAACTGTTACGTATTACAATGGTGATCAATACATCGGTGAGTTGAAGAAGAGTAAGTCGCATGGCAAGGGGGAATATATCACTAAAAATGGCTCTATGAAAGGTGTCTTTGAAAAAGGGCGACTGATTAAAGGTTTAAAAATTTATGCAGATGGGTCTAAAGAAAAGGGTGTCTTTAAAAAGGGCCGCCTAATTGAAGGTATAGAAACTGAAGTGGATGGAGCGAAAATAAGGGTGCGACGAGAGACTAAGGTATAAGAAGGAAAATCTTAGAGAATTGCATTCTTTTATTCAGTGTATGGCGATCTAGACGATTGCCACACACCACCTTGATTATGTGGTTTTTTCGCGGCGCTTTCGAAGAACTGTTGCGAAGAAACCATCCATTCTTCCTTCGTGAGGAATCGATTGAAAAGTTTCGCCAACAATTTCCAAATCATACGTTTTCACAAAGTGATCAATCTGTTGTTGGTTTTCTTCGTTCAAAATACTGCAGGTTGCGTAGACAATATGTCCTTCTGGTTTCATGTAACTTAGCGCTTTTTCAAAGATTGTGCGCTGCTGTCCTACAAGGCGCGTTAACATTTCCTCCGAAAACTTCCATTTCATGTCAGGGTTTCGTCGCAGTGTGCCGATTCCGCTACAAGGAACATCAGCTAAAACCCAATCCATTTGCTTTTTAAGTTTTTTGAGTTTAGGCTCGTCGTCTGGATTTACAATTTGTGAGTTTTGGACACCAGCTCGACGCAATCTTTTTTTTGCTTCCAGCAAAATTTTCTTGCGGATATCATGTAAGAAAATCTGTCCCCTTTTCTCCATTTTTGGAGCAAAAGCGAGTGTTTTTCCTCCGGATCCTGAACAATAATCTAAGACTTGTTGCCCTGGTTCAACTTGCATAAGTTCGGAAATTAATTGGCTTCCTTCGTCTTGAACTTCAAACAATCCTTGTCTGAATTCAGGTAATTCAAAAAAGTTAATCTTTTTATGGAAAACGATGCCGGTTGAAGAGCGGGAGCAAGCCGAGATTTGATATTTTTCGGACCACTGAGAAAGAAGTGTTTCTCGATCTGTTTTCAAAAGATTCACGCGCACTGTTGTCGGGGCGGGCGCATTACTTGCTAAGCAAATCTCTTGACCTTTTTCAATTCCATGACTTTTTAAGATCAAATCATAAAGATCTTTGGGAAATCCAAAGCGAATATGTTCGGGGATAGAGGTATCCTTAATTAAAGTTGGAATATCAAGCGTTTGATAGATTTCCCATTTCTTTTCCCAAGAAGCATTTTCTTCGCAGAAAAAGTCGATCAACGTTATCCAGCGCATCATCCCATATATGGCTTCTGCTACAAAAGCACGATCCTTCGATCCCAAACTTTTACGTAGTTTGAAGTAGCGACTAATCACCAGATCTAACGGGAGCTCTTGCTCCATACAAAAATCTAGTAAAGAAAAGAGGTGTCTAAGACGAAAAGGATTTGCAGAATACATAAAATAAAAAGATTAAGATTAAAAAGTTAAAATCATACTTCATTTTACAATCAATTGCAATCATTCACTCATTAAATAGCAAAAATATTCTGTACGACTTCAAAGAGTTGCAAAAAAATACTAAGTAGAATACATCTAAAAAAACATTGATATAGGAGGATTTAATGAAAGCGTTATGTTCAATTAGCATGTTTTTAGCACGTTTGTGCTTAGCTGCCATTTTTATCATTGCCGGTATTGGAAAAATTCTAGACTATGATTCCACATTGGCTTATATGGTCTCGAAAGGGATTCCAATGGCACCTTTTTTCTTGGTTCTTGCAGCTCTTTTGGAAGTCCTTGCGGGGATTTGCTTGGTGATTGGGTATAAAACCCGACTTGCAGCAGCTTTGTTGATGTTGTTTTTGATTCCGACAACAGGAATTTTCCATAATTTTTGGGATGTGGCAGAACCTGCGGCCCGGCAATTACAGATGACAATGTTTTTGAAAAATCTTGGGATATTTGGTGGCCTATGGTATGTTCTATGTTGTGGTTCAGGAAGATATGGTTGTGATGCCGTATGCTGTTCACGGACTCCCGATTCCAAGATCGATTCATAAGAAGAAAACAAAATAATAGCGCGGAACTACTGATGTCGACAGATTTGAATAAGCCATGGAGATGTGTTTTAGCTATTCTAGGGTTTTTTATCGTGGCTTTTGGCCAGCCAGCATGGAGCTCTTCCTTGGGTGCTTTTGCTGCTTTTCTTGGATATGCTTTAATAGGGCGTGTTGTGATTTCCTATTCTCGTCCACTATCTCGTTTTTGGGTGGCGGGGATCTGGTATTTTGCAGTGCAAATGGTCCAACTCTCCTGGTTTGTTTCGCATCCCTATGCGTATATTTATATTGTTTATGTCGGAGTGTCTTTGTTATTAGGGGCGCAATTC
Coding sequences within:
- a CDS encoding MORN repeat-containing protein: MSVSPISVGFFDNSSAIPTFYPEKSAGKKTKRIVFEDFNYATHYVAVNSFKIFKDKPKIRFWERVVVLNVKDVETNSTGYVKVNEASLRKRFGISKKEFKDAKKHGSDLTAFISKKIQEAKAESLSAGYQGERNEWGERHGIGRDIAESSFGSLQPKLSIYDGHFRNDEFHGKGILQKIFWSGREEIFEGVFKNGEYSHGTLTYPKAAGNEIKQYTGQFKGEQFHGKGTVTYYNGDQYIGELKKSKSHGKGEYITKNGSMKGVFEKGRLIKGLKIYADGSKEKGVFKKGRLIEGIETEVDGAKIRVRRETKV
- a CDS encoding RsmB/NOP family class I SAM-dependent RNA methyltransferase, with translation MEQELPLDLVISRYFKLRKSLGSKDRAFVAEAIYGMMRWITLIDFFCEENASWEKKWEIYQTLDIPTLIKDTSIPEHIRFGFPKDLYDLILKSHGIEKGQEICLASNAPAPTTVRVNLLKTDRETLLSQWSEKYQISACSRSSTGIVFHKKINFFELPEFRQGLFEVQDEGSQLISELMQVEPGQQVLDYCSGSGGKTLAFAPKMEKRGQIFLHDIRKKILLEAKKRLRRAGVQNSQIVNPDDEPKLKKLKKQMDWVLADVPCSGIGTLRRNPDMKWKFSEEMLTRLVGQQRTIFEKALSYMKPEGHIVYATCSILNEENQQQIDHFVKTYDLEIVGETFQSIPHEGRMDGFFATVLRKRREKTT
- a CDS encoding DoxX family protein is translated as MKALCSISMFLARLCLAAIFIIAGIGKILDYDSTLAYMVSKGIPMAPFFLVLAALLEVLAGICLVIGYKTRLAAALLMLFLIPTTGIFHNFWDVAEPAARQLQMTMFLKNLGIFGGLWYVLCCGSGRYGCDAVCCSRTPDSKIDS